The genomic DNA ACTCTCTAGGGTTGAATTCCAGCCACAATGAGTCAAGAACCCGCCGACTGAGTTGTGACTTAGGATTTGAATCTGCGGCACCCATGATGTAATGACAAAACCTTTCTCCTTGGTTCTCTCCAAGAACCCGGATGGCAAAAACTGCCAAGTGTCAGCATCATTTTGTGCTGAAAAATATCCTGCACTAGATGAACTACTACTTGGTGCTCGCAAAACCCACAAGAATATCTTATTACTCAATTCCAAACCCAAAGCCAGCTCAACAATTTGTTCTTGTGAAAGTGTACCGCCACTCCCAAAAGACACATACAAAACTGAACAAGGTTGCTGTTTATCCAACCATGTTAGACATTCCAACCCATGATTAGCATCACCGGAACTTTCTATCGTCGGGATGATGGGTCCAACAGGATACACAGGAGGGTTTTCACTTCCTTCATCTTTCATTGCACTTATAGGACCCATCTCCATTTCTAGGAAGCTATTAACAAGAACACCATCAGCAAAACTTAAAAGTTTAAGAAGTGCGAGGAATTGTTTGTAAGCTTGACTTGACCTATCTTGAGTTGGGCTCATGAGATCCCTGCCATGGATTGGTACACAACCTGGTATTTTTATAGGCACTGGTATATCTccatactcacatgatgtttCTTCATCCAACTTAGGCAAATAGAAGATCCAAGCAAGTGTAGTAGCAGCTGTAGGGTAGTAAATATAGGACAACATGTTGAATTCCTTACCAATACTCAGTGCTTCAAATGCAAAACAATCAACCACCAAGGCCACAAGGGGAATTTCTTTAGCCAAAGACTTCAAAGCCTGATGTAAATATGGGAGAGAGTTATTCAGTGTGAGGTGCATTTGGCTTTCCATGGTAGTCCCTTGTGGTAGGTCATTAGGGTTCACAGGTGGAAGAAAAGTATGGTTGATGTTTGATGGAAGAGTTTGAAGGATAGATTTTGTGGTAGTTGAGGGAGATCCAAGTGAGGGAATGAAACATGTGACATGAAAGTTTGGATGAAGTTGAACAAGTCTCTTGGAGAATTGAAGAATAGAGACCAAATGGCTATATCCAACACCTGGAACAACTGCAATATGAATTGTTTTCTCCATGGAAACTTGTGGTCAAGTTCACAGTGTATCAGATAAGTtatttgcttttgttttgtgaGTGGTGAAAGGAAGAACTAATGATAGAATCACCTAACAATGCAGCATGTTGGTATAGCATTGATGTAAAATTTAATATGCAccattattttatcaaatgatttattttatgatttagaCTCCTCtctatatcatttattaaaattatatatgtattgACTGATGTAGTAACTGTTTAAAACTGGTTAGACAGGGCCACAATTGTATTATATCTTGGTGTTGAAGATTTATAGTTGCACATTTAATTCTTTGTAAATCAACCTATATGAATCTTATTTTTAAGAATGGCCTAATtggttttcttttgaaatatttttccatTTCTAGCATATTACAATAATGTAACACTAATTTATTACTTGATTATAATGTAAGAACCTTCAAGAATATGAATAAAAGGAGCAACTTATATGGATTAATGTTTCTTCACTCAATTTCAAtaaattgcaacaaaaaaaaaaaaaaaggttgcaCCTTCAAGAGTCTCTTAATTTAAAGTTGAAACATGAACACACATAGATTAGGGAGGAATTAGAAAAGTTTGTTTCTAGTGTAATTTAGTGGATATGTGGGAACAAAGAAGTATTTGAAGTTTTTCAAAGAGAAGAAGTGGGGTCAATTGACCCCAATATGAACTATGTAGATCCGTGACTAAGTGATTATGCCAAGAAAGAAACTTTGTTCATCGGCTGCATGTTACTTAACTAGTTCAAAAAGTGTTGGATGGGGGTGATGAATCGTAGATAATTAAAatgctcaaaaaaaatataaataaaagttaaatgCAGATAAAATATGAGTTAAATTGTgagtaaaaataatttcttattgATTGATGTGTTTCTAAAGTGGTATTTCAAAGATGTAAAAGCACGGTTCATATCAACCATGACTTTGACCTAAAATTACGGTCCAACTGTCGCTATTAAACTATTCTCTTGAACGTGCTCCATTAAAATTAGTTGTCGTGCCGAAACTCTTATTtaaattagtttaatttatttgaaaatgaaagatGATCAAGGAGGCCGAATTATCTACATGACCTAAGTCGAACTGTGTTTTGACACCAAAACGGCTAAATAACCTCATTTACGTACAACTAAGAAAGATTCGTCTAGACCGAGTTCAGTTGCTATGGAATTGGCTAACAACTTAGAATATTTTTGAATGTAAACAAT from Medicago truncatula cultivar Jemalong A17 chromosome 8, MtrunA17r5.0-ANR, whole genome shotgun sequence includes the following:
- the LOC11419884 gene encoding hydroquinone glucosyltransferase, whose product is MEKTIHIAVVPGVGYSHLVSILQFSKRLVQLHPNFHVTCFIPSLGSPSTTTKSILQTLPSNINHTFLPPVNPNDLPQGTTMESQMHLTLNNSLPYLHQALKSLAKEIPLVALVVDCFAFEALSIGKEFNMLSYIYYPTAATTLAWIFYLPKLDEETSCEYGDIPVPIKIPGCVPIHGRDLMSPTQDRSSQAYKQFLALLKLLSFADGVLVNSFLEMEMGPISAMKDEGSENPPVYPVGPIIPTIESSGDANHGLECLTWLDKQQPCSVLYVSFGSGGTLSQEQIVELALGLELSNKIFLWVLRAPSSSSSSAGYFSAQNDADTWQFLPSGFLERTKEKGFVITSWVPQIQILSHNSVGGFLTHCGWNSTLESVVHGVPLITWPLFAEQKMNAVLLSEGLKVGLRASVNENGIVERVEVAKVIKCLMEGEEGEKLRNNMKELKESASNAVKEDGSSTNTISQLALKWRNLV